A window of uncultured Methanobrevibacter sp. genomic DNA:
GAACACCCACCTTACTTTCTTTTGTAAAACCGGTTTCACGAATAACATCACCACAGTATGTTCCCTTTACGACATCCGCAGACTTATTCAGCTGATGAGGTCCAATCCAAGAACAGTTCGGTCCGATTTTTTCCAGTTTTTCAGGGTCAATCTCAACCATGCACCCACTGACAATGATTTTCTTATCTGGAAAATCCTTCTGAAGCTTTTGAATTTTATAAACCACCTTGTTTTCAGTAGGCAACTTAACATAGCATGTATTTACAATAATAACATCAGCTTCCTCAATGGAATCAACAATATCTATTTCATTTTCAACAAGCACACCCGCCATAATCTGCGCATCAGCCTTATTGAATGTGCAACCGTAAGAATCAATATATACTTTCATAGTTATTCTCTAATAGTCTTTTTAAAAATGTATTTTGTTAAATCATAGTCAAAGTTATGGAACTTGACCGGTTTTGAATAAACTCTTCTGATTACGCCGGCTTTGGCAAAACCAGAAGTAAGCTTTCTTTCTTGAGTTTTAATGACATGCACCTTAACGATATGATTTTCAATCTTGACGACATCACCAGGGGCGATTTCAAAGTCCCTGTCCAAATCCAGTTTATAGGAATCTACATCCCCATGCAAATCTACTGAAAACCCAATACGAGCCGGAATTTCAACAGAAGATGCCCAGATAGTACTTATATCTTCAATTTTAGATTTTTTCAATCTTTTATCATTTACTTCAATACTTGTCACTTCAACCTGACCTAAATCTGAAAGCAAAACATCTCCTACCTTCAATTCATCACTTGGAGATAAATCAATAGTAGTCTTATGAGATTTATCCTGCTCTGAGATAATTAACCTATAAGGTATGGGTTTTTTTACTGAAAACATGTCCTTAAACACATGACCGCATGATTCGCATCTAAGCAAATACTCTTCCATAATCTTTTTCTTAGATGACTTTTGCTTTGAATTTAAAATTTCAACATCGTCAGAACCGCATATTGGACAATCCATTTTTATGCCTCCCACTTATTCTTCCTTATCATTTAAATAATGGTTAACCAAACCACCATCTTCCAAAATATTTAACATGAACTCCTTGAATGGTTCGAATGTAGTTGACTCACCAGTAGTTTCATTGACCAGCTCTCCTTTTGACAGGTCAATATTAATGATATCTCCATCTTTCGCATCGATATCTGAAACGATTACCGGCAGTCCTATATTGATTGCATTTCTATAGAATATTCTTGCAAATGACTTGGCTACAATTGCATCCACACCAGCTGTTTTAATGGCTACCGGTGCCTGTTCTCTTGATGAACCACAACCAAAATTCTCATCCGCTACAATAATATCTCCTTTTTTTACGTTTTTGGTAAAATCAGGCCTTTCACCCTCCAAGACATGGTCTGCCAAATCCTGAGGATTGAAAGTCCTTAAATACCTTCCGGGAATGATTACATCAGTATCA
This region includes:
- the hacB gene encoding homoaconitase small subunit is translated as MDIIKGKTWTFGENIDTDVIIPGRYLRTFNPQDLADHVLEGERPDFTKNVKKGDIIVADENFGCGSSREQAPVAIKTAGVDAIVAKSFARIFYRNAINIGLPVIVSDIDAKDGDIINIDLSKGELVNETTGESTTFEPFKEFMLNILEDGGLVNHYLNDKEE
- a CDS encoding HVO_0476 family zinc finger protein, which produces MDCPICGSDDVEILNSKQKSSKKKIMEEYLLRCESCGHVFKDMFSVKKPIPYRLIISEQDKSHKTTIDLSPSDELKVGDVLLSDLGQVEVTSIEVNDKRLKKSKIEDISTIWASSVEIPARIGFSVDLHGDVDSYKLDLDRDFEIAPGDVVKIENHIVKVHVIKTQERKLTSGFAKAGVIRRVYSKPVKFHNFDYDLTKYIFKKTIRE